Part of the Haliotis asinina isolate JCU_RB_2024 chromosome 8, JCU_Hal_asi_v2, whole genome shotgun sequence genome is shown below.
TCTGAGGATAGTCAAGAGAGGGTATTCTTTGCACCTGTGTCCTAAATCTCATTAGGAcacttgtaaatatttttccGTATCTTCAGTCGTAAATCAATGTCAGTCTCAAATTCTATCCACCCACACTCACAAACGAAGTTGTAGTGaggtttacgtcgcttttagcaatatcacagcggggacaccagaaatgggctttacatatttTACTTGTGGTGGGAATCGAACAGAGAGTGACAAGCGGAAGCCTtcaccaataggctaccccatcgcccctgaaCGAAGTTGTAAATGCGACGAATATTTCATATATAGGGCAAATAAGGAGCATTTCCAATGTACATCAATTACGGTCATAGGTACCCTATAACTTATATAACAAATTAAGATCCATGCGTGTTTATATAAGCCGACTTTAAAAGTAACCATGGAAAACTGATCCCAAAGGTTGTACACCACTTTTTCAAAATACCAGCAATTTTACAACtggggccaccagaaatgggcttcacacatagtacccatgttcgaaatggaacccaggtcttcggcgtgacgagtgaacgcattGACCACAAGGCTCTTCCAACGCCCCTTAATCCCACAACTAGACTTACATTGCCCTATATTTAGCTTCAACGTGTTTCACTCTGCAAATGTGTTCCACATGGTTGCTATGGCACTGGTCAGAAAGATAAACTACAGAAAGGTAATCTTATGTAAATCACTTGTTCCTTCCTGTCGTCGATCGCTTGTTTTCCCTCATATATATGCCAGTACGACATATTTTTTCACCGCATACTGAAAATGCTATGTTCGGCGTATGTAAGAtagtctgtgtatgtatatcagTGCGGTATGCTATATCATATGTCACTTGCCTCAGCTCGGCGTGAATGGCTTGTGGTGTAAGTGATTGCACGATGACATTCGTATTGCCGGAACACATCACACGGCATCATAGCAGGGGCAGGGGGTTAGCCTTGTGaacaaagtgttcactcgtcacgccgaagaccgggttcgattgctcacaatgtgtgaaacccatttcttgtgtcaaatgctgatattgtttgaatattgctaaaagcggcgtaaacccaaactcactcagtcttcatttcagcaatacctGCACCATTTGCCTGAAAATATATGTAGATATACTTATCACCATGACACTATCGCTGCCTGAAACCGCCATTGTTTATTAGGGGAGGTAGGGTAGTCTAGCTGGTCAGGCGTTTAGTGAACACGTAAGATTCTGGTTCGATTTTCACGTGAATAAAATGTGTGTGGCCTACGCCCAGTCCacctgctgaaatattgttaaaagcgacgtAACACAATATTCACTCAGCATCCACTCATCCACTCAGATAGTCGTTATTACCTGCCCCTGAAACAAACAACCCTGTAATGCAGTGTCTGCTATGTACATTCGTCGTTATCTTTGAAATATGCATTAAGCCCGAAACTGACGTGGAGCACATCATCCATACGGACAAGGTGGCACTCGGAACTGTGCCACAGCAACTTGGAGCGAGCATGCGTTGAAACACCCGTCGTTGCATCATTGACATGTCATTGACTTGCTTATTTGTGCCAGTGTCAATATTGACAGACACGTTAATGGCACTCCGAGACTAGGGCAACTGATATCGATTGTTACATGAACTAAGATCGTTTTGCCTCAGAGTACTGCGGGTATGATAGGCAAAACTTATATTGTATGCTCTATATACATTACGTTAATAGTCACGAAATATTGTATCAAAACAATTTGTATATTGATTATGGTCCGTGATTAAACTTGTACAGcgaatatgtttatttcaaagcACCTTTTGCCATAATATAGTAATTGTGCTCAGGGTAATTAAATGGTACTTAATTACATCTAAAATGCTTAGTTTGCGAAAATAGCTTTTCAGCATTAATTATGaataattttgccaagtttaCACATGTCCTAGAAGGGATTTATATCGATGTGCACAGCTTCGTCTCTTAGAGCGCGACAGCCTTGGGACTGTGAAGAAATTTCACTTTCACCGTGGGTTTGGTAGCTGGTGTGTCTACGTAGATTACAACTTTCTTCACGTGACTCTCAAGCCGTGATAATTGGAATGCACATCTTGAAAAACCTCGATTTCAAAATTAGAATTTCGTTGTAGTTTTTCTGTCGACAGTTTTTCTGTATCAGTCGAGTGATACGCCCCTTGTTGTGTTTCAAATCAAGTGCCGCCTGTCGCTATTACACCTGATATAGGTCAACTTCCCTCAATAAATTTACGATCAGGTGCCCGCTCACACGGAAAAACAGATGTTTCAGATATCTCGCAATATAATGGGAGTTCCTTCCACTTAGGggtgaatattttattcatagaTATATCCCGTGTTgaacgctgacttggttgacacatgtcatcggttcccaattacgcagatcgatgctcatgttgttgatcactggattatctggtccagactcgattatttacagaccaccgccatataactggaatactgctgagtgcggcgtaaacctaaactcactcaatcactgggCAGATGGTTAGAGAGAATGAGTGTTGTTTCACGTTCCTTTGCACGAtatccaagcaatatcacggtggtggaAAAcgggggttggggttggggttggggtgggaATTGTGGTACCAGTTAAACTTAAATTGATTGTATATTTCTGACGCATGTTTATCTGGGAACTCATTTCTCAGCGTTTGTGCATCGTCAGTTAACACAGATGAGACAACGCATCGTCAACACATCAAGCTAGATTGTCAGATAGTCTCTggaatgaacacattttacagaaaagggAAATTTTCAAATTAACATGAACTGCAATAAAAACgagcccagagactttcttcgtttgacttgccacacattctagacttgcacggACTGTATTGGGCATATTTCTTTCAGATTACATCACAACGAACATCGTTTGTTATTATTATGAAGCACAATCATAATTATTTTGTCTCTAAAGCTTTGGAATCGTCCCCTACAGTAGTGGTCATGGATCGATACGGCTTGCAAAGAAATAATTGTCCGTGAAAACGGTTCACATGATTATGGAGTAGTCCCcctttatatatactttatGAATGAGTGGTCTTAAGTGAAGAGGGTTACTGGGCGGGGGCGGGGTATTTTGTCGAGGTGGGGTCGACCTGCTAAGACAATAACCTGTGTTTGCCGAAGTCAAGGGACTTCAAGTAGGTGTAAattggactgtgagacagaggTAACAATACTTGACAGAGGTAACAATACTTCAGAGGGCAGCTCTCTTAAAGTGGGGAGGGGTCACTGCTATATTGCAATAATACGGTAAACGTTATAAATCCACCTGTTTCTCTCACTctcaaacaatatatatatatatatatattcggtGTTTATTCGTTCAGATACCGCGAAAAACTACAACACTTGGAAAGCAgatgaaagaaacaaaatatctCACTTAATTAAAAACCCGCTCAAGgaaaaaaacgaaacaaaagtTTATTCTTCGAATACTAGAATTAGttagagtgaaagagtgagttcaTACGCCGcttttttagcaattttccagcaatatcacggcggggctcaccagaaaatgggctgcacacattgtacccatgtggggaatcgaacccgggtcttcggcgtgacgagcgaacgctgctttaaccactaggctaccccaccgccccagttaGAACGATAAATATGGAAATATTCATTACAGGTAAAGGTAAATACAATCTTATATATGGTATGGTAAAGTCGCTTGAATTTTGAAAAGATGTACAAAATGCTTTAAACATATGGAACTATTCACAACAAAGACGAAGAAATATGACCCAAATATCATGTACTGTTATTGTGCTCTTAGTCGTTGTGAAAATACGATCTCAACACAGTAAGGTTATACCCACATATACgtaagtaaaggaaagtattcATTTCCGTATTGGATTTTAATATGCATTACAAACGTTGTTGGAACGTTGCTAGGTTGACACAGTAGCCGAAAAACTGCCAACGCACTCATATCACCATCgaataacaatttctttttcgTTTCACGTTCTATATACTACCAAACATTGTTTTCAGGGTGTAGGGCAGCACAAAACGCACATGCTTTCACTGTAGAATTGAAAAGAAAAGTTTTTTTCTGATGTGACTGACGATGTTAAAAAGAATTGCATCCAAGTTAACGTTGGTGCTTTGTTTCCTGGCCGGTGTCTGGTGTAGTACCGTTGCATGCGAACGTATCGTGTTTAGATGATCGTTTATAGATAAGACATGACTTTGTCTGcactatgcaataaataaggtCTGAAAACTGACTGACACGTCAGTCCCAAATCGTTTAGTCCACAGGCGACATCGATTATCTATTCTTTGATTTTTTTACCCCTTAAGTATCGTATCGTCTGTTAAGTGCATAAACGGGTAAGAAATCTGCAAAACGTCCATCTACAACTGATTGTTACTTAGTTGAACAACCCAAATTGACTCAAATTTACCTGACAATAGGACCCAGTGTTCCCAAATATATTCTGATAAAATAGCATTATCTGAGTCATGTACTGATTTACCGCCAATGGTTAAATGAGAAACTTAGAAACCATCTGCTGTCTGTGCTGAGCTGGTAGAAATGACAAATAAGACTGGTTCCGCTGGTATTGATCGTGGATCATTTACAGTAACTGAACTGTGTTTACAAAGTTTACTTGGTCAGCGTCTGCTGgagtaattttaattttatctCGTGTACAGAAAAATGTCTTACTCTTAGATATGCATAGTCTCcctgttttcaaaatatttcatcaattgTGTTTACACTCTGTATTTTCCTGGCTACCCCGGTAGATTTCTAAATATTCTAATAGTTCTAAATATTTCTTAACATTCAGATTATACTGGGACCTTGTCCAACTTTCAATTACAAAACCATGTGTAAGGCCAGACATTTTCCTGTAATGGTAGCTACGCGCCCGGTTTTGTCGTTCATTTACACTGGACTTTAGAAAACAAGGGAAAATGTAGAGAGCTTTCAGGTGTGGGCTGAACCACCTTACAAATTACTGCCATGCTCGCACGCACTGCCGAATACCAAACATACAAATCACAAGCACATTTCAGCGACGTCTTACAATGGCTGGCAAACGGGTTGACGCGGGGCAAGACTCGGTTGTACTAAAACGTTGACCCCGATATACTGGACCCCACAAATCAGAAGCTAGTTTATTTCTCATGTTTGACTTATGATTTTGACATACATTTAGAAAAAATGGACAGAGAAAGTTGTCGTAGAATATACAGACACGTACCAGTTACATTCGGACTCTGACGTTTTCATAGATTTACAGGTCAATTTAGTGTATCATaattaattttcatgaatttaattttcGTGAGAACCAAGTCAAAATTTGCACATTTGTGAAGAATCATCTTACCCACAATAACATAATCTCTGTTTAATCTCATTATCGAACAGCAACACTTCAATCAacttacatgtatgtacagtgccGAAAACTCCTTTAACATGGCGGCCTGTGGGACtgtgcattgtggaaccatGCGTAACTTGGTAAATGTGATACCATTAGCTAATTAGGGTTCGgaaaattgaaatgaaattatgtgCACAGAGCAGAGAAGATTTCACATTTACCTGGCAACGTTTACAAAGATCCGCATAATCTCATTTAATGAAAATTAGTTATGTTACACTGAAATAGCATGTACGTCTATGGAAGTCACGCCAGGTGTCCGAATATAACCAAGAAGAATCTGTACAAGGAATTTCAAATTATTAATAATGTGTTACCATTAGCTTTTATGGACGGCCGTTTTCACTACTATGCAGCCCCACTTCACTCAAATAGATGTGAGAGATATGACAATGACTCCGGAGAGTGTATGCCAATTGCGCAAAAACTATTTTCCCCACGGGCTATGCAAGATATGGTGATTGGGCGTGAGACTAACACTcagtctctgaatgtatataattttcatAGTAACAAACCCATatgaactgaaaaggagccccaaggAGACCacaaaacctgaggaaatctagacttgcttcaaagGGGATTTAGCGTTTGTAGAGAGGGCTAAGCGGCAGGGAAATTAGtgtggttctgggactgtgagacagactaattgTGCGGCTACACTCTGCACGAAGCTATATTGGACCCTTGTTAAACCGGacagtgttgattgttttgAAATCCTCTGGATGTCTCGTATGTGGAATAGGGTATTTTGAGGCCCATGATTATCTTTCTTCAGCTTCTTGAAGACTGTATCTATCAATAAACTTTGGCACGTGTTTCCCTAGTGTGCCATCTTTTCACATCGCACATGtgatgtgcatgcatgttgctGATGAACGCCAGAAGATACTGCACAGACATGCGCAGACTGACCCCATCGACCGGAGTCGACTCCACGCGCCTGAAATAGACACGCGGAGATTGCAAAGCACCAGTCAAGGGTGACGGCTGACGTGCCTCCCTGCCATCTCATCTTGCTCTGTACTCTCGCGGCTACAGTCCGTAGGATTAGAATAACGCGACCTCTTGAGCATCATAAACTGTTGATTGCGAGTTTGGAGGGTCCCGGGAGCTATATGTTATTGCTGACAGGTGCATATGTATTGAAGGCGTGTGCTGTAGAGTTAACGTACAGTTATACTCCTGTCGAGAAATGAGAGCCGGCAGATGAAGGGGATATATCAACGGAACGGAGGAGACAGAAGGCTTGATTTCAGCGTGTCGACTGCTCGGTAAAGTTTGGATGAACTTTCGTAGGTGAGGATGACCCTTCCCGATACAACTACTCCCACGTTCGCCACAGCCCATTCATTATAGATACTGGCTTGTACATGCACGAATATAGAAGACACATTCTTTGATACCCGGGCGTGTCTACAGTTTAATTCAAAGACTGACATTTGAAGATCTGTTATTGAAACGACTGCGCTCGACTTTACACCTTGTGCGTTTACGTTTTGTGAAGCGGGACACAACCAAATATTGTTATATGTGTTTGGAACGAAACGTTTGTCGCTGAGCTGTGCTACACCGGCAGTTGGGAGAGGTATACAAATCCCAGTGGCGAGGAAGCCGTTGAAGAGTGAAATATCCCGATCTCTTGTAGACCGGACGGAAGCGAGTTACACAGCGAATTAATCTCACCTGGTTCTGACTCGTGGGACGGGTAATTCGATTTTGTGTTGTACAATGGTGGAAATTGACCGAAGGATATAGGATTTGTGTCCAAGGCTCAACGGAGCAGCTACTAGAGAGTACATGCAGATTGATCGCAGAGCTTTACATGGTATTTGAGACCAACCGTTTACATGTTGGTTTTGATGGACTGGGTGGCTTTTCTGTTTGAACAGAAGACGAGACGAGGTCCCGGGGCGATGTATGGCAGGGATCAGCGTGACATATGTGGTAAAAGCGGATAGTTTGCACAGAGAGTTTGCTTGCTGTGGTAACTGAGGGAATTGTTGACAGAGTGCGTGTCAGAACGATTCGGGGGGAATATTGGAATCATGGGCTACAGTATCAACAAATTCGTCAGTGCTGTCGATCCTAACTTGATTTGTGGTATTTGCGGCTGTGTTTTGCAAGACGCTGTGCTGACGCCCTGTGGACATACGTTTTGTTGTCTGTGTCTGGACACCTGGCTCGCTAGACCCGGCACGGACACCTGTCCGGAATGTCGGACTCACGTCGGGGACGACGGGGGCAGTCCCGTCCACTCTCTACGGAACCTCATCAACGGCTTCGAGGTGGAGTGTGACCAGGCAGAGAGGGGTTGTAAAGTTGTTCTTAAGTTGGACCGTCTCAAGTCTCACCTTGAAACGTGCGCGTACTTCCCCGTGGAATGCGCAGGATGCGAAGAAGTGATCAACAGGTTCGAACTGGCCAGTCATCAGATCCAGTGCGTGGGGATCGCGGCGTCCGTGGAGGAGGGAGAGGTGGACACAACGTGGCTTGACCGCATGAGGCGACGTAGAGCCACAGAAGCGATCAACAACGCAGAGATAACAGAACTTCTATGCAGGATTAGCTCCCTTGAAATGCAAGTCGCCAAATTTAAACGGGATATTGAACTCGCAAATGCCAAAAACAGGATGATAGAGAAAGAATACATTAAGGTGAAAGAGGAGCTGAACTGTACCAGACACGAGGTGGTTGAGCTTCAATCCTCTGACTACGACCCCAAATACGACTATGGCCATACGCCTCAAAGTATGGCCCGTCTGTCACTACTGATAGCCAAATATCTACTGCGGAGGCCCAGACACATAGACAGCGACTACATCTTCTCCGCCGTCAAGAGGTGCTACGAGCAGTACTTCCGCTGCAACAACGACTTTGAGCACGACGTCCACATGCTGCTGGCGACTGCGTTTGCCAGCAACTGGTTCACGCCTGCTCAGAGACTTAGCCTTGGATGCTGGCTGCAGTGTATTGCCAGATACCGCAATGATGCTCGGGATTCAGCCAGGTACAGCCCGATAGTGATGGTTCGCTGAAGATGAAGATACAGATCACGTGGCTGTTGTCACCTAGAGTATTGTGTTGATGACTGTGAATATGCTGTTACTGACGGAGGTTCCAAGATTATGATCTACTATAAGATCGGTATCTGCTGAAATTCATACCGACTGGCTGAAGTAACTGCTGGAATAGGTTCATGACATCTAGAATTCTGGCCATTGCCATCAGGAACAGTAAGGATTATGCGACTATGACGTAGACAAAACTTGGAACAGGCAAAGATGGGTCGACTCGAAATGACCAGGATGTTGTGTAGCAGGCCCAACGAGTCTAATAAAGAGGAATCGGCGTTGACAAATGGTGATTCAGGAACGtatcacagatacatgctgaacTCGCCACAGGCTCGCATTCAAGAAATACCACCGCAAGAGTGAGCAAGCTACTTTGCTCTCAACAAGACATCCCTGTTCCTACAGCGAGCGAGCTTCAAAGATGCCCACGTTACGTACTCGGAACTAAAGAATTGCTTGACTCTTACTTCTTCCAACACAAGAACCACAGAGCCAAAAGTCCAGTCAGTGATATAGGCAGTCGTTTCTCTCATACTGATTAGTGTTATTTATGTATGTACTTGACAGTTTTGTATCTTGCAATTTCTTGTTTATATGCACTCAAGTCACATATAATCGAAATACCAGCAAACCTCGTCAATCCGGATGGTCTGTTTTTGTGATCAAAGTGATATATCTCGTAACTGTGGTGTTCCATAAATGTGATTATCTGGAATTTTAAAAGTCCAGGCactgatttctcgaaacaaactgatGTCTGAGTTTTAACTTAAGTTAAAGTTTCTACTCAGATTTGAGAAAGTGCAGGAAAATGTGTTTCCCGGAATTAACTTAATTCTATATTTAACTCAAACATAGTAGGTAATGTCAGTTTGATGGATAGTTCAATTACGTTGTCTGGGCTCTTTAATTGTATAAATGCTGTTGAGGTAAATGTTCAGCTGTTAAAACTTgccaaactcagtttgaaatttgattaAAAACTTCAGTTCGTTtcgcagtctaagtaaacttagtctcagtgaaTTTCGTTGCACTCCaccaccgagtctaacaaaacctagtagaaggtcgcgtcaggtaaccatTGTGCGACAAATGACAGTCCAACCAAACGCGAGAcgattaaatagatttaaccaaccaCACAACGGCTACTCTTTAGGGATCGGAATCGTTCggatacgaaccttttcgagataaaaagttcaaagggTATGTGCGactgtgcactttcgcgatttggtaagctgtgttctcaaaatattcaggtcacagacacagatccctccacaaacaaaaatccgcatataacactgttatttgacctgcagtaggtacgctttggggtttctgttgacatggttaccattagccaatatttccgcaagataacatccttgaatgttgccaaaaccactattttcagcgactgtttactcaccgttgtcatggttgtacgtacgccgtgtgcatcacccggaagtgagcgtacgctaaatagcattcggaatcgttcggatacgaaccttttcgagataaaaagttcaaaaggtatgtgcgattGTGCACtgtcgcgatttggtaagctgtgttctcatTGGTCAATCTGAAAGATTACCTtacacgacctcccataaggttttgttagactcagtagtggagtttaacgaaaagtactgaggataagttaaCTTAGACTGGTTTCGATAAGTGGGGTCCAGATTAGCGGGGTTTCACTGTATGTAGTTAATCGTCAGCAATCCAGACATGATATTCGGCTTAACCAAGCCTCAAAAGTCGCAGTGTATAGATAAGCTCTAGTGTATCATAAACCCTTAATGTGACCGAAAGTTAGTTGTTTAGAAAGTATTATATCACATATGACCAGTTGTCTGGGAAATGTCATATCGCTGCAAACTGCTGAGATCGCTGAAGCTGCTT
Proteins encoded:
- the LOC137295041 gene encoding RING finger protein 151-like; translated protein: MGYSINKFVSAVDPNLICGICGCVLQDAVLTPCGHTFCCLCLDTWLARPGTDTCPECRTHVGDDGGSPVHSLRNLINGFEVECDQAERGCKVVLKLDRLKSHLETCAYFPVECAGCEEVINRFELASHQIQCVGIAASVEEGEVDTTWLDRMRRRRATEAINNAEITELLCRISSLEMQVAKFKRDIELANAKNRMIEKEYIKVKEELNCTRHEVVELQSSDYDPKYDYGHTPQSMARLSLLIAKYLLRRPRHIDSDYIFSAVKRCYEQYFRCNNDFEHDVHMLLATAFASNWFTPAQRLSLGCWLQCIARYRNDARDSARYSPIVMVR